CCTACCAGCAATCCAAAAAATTAAAGGAAGCCCTAGAAAGCAAATCTGGGGAAAACCGACTTTCGTTTATTGAATGGAATCAAGCTGCAGAATTCACACCAAATCTGGAGGAGAAGGCAGCTATTTATGCAAAGATGACCGAGTATTATCGCTCGCCTATACCATATAATAATTTGGCAGTAATTCGAATGAGACAGGCTCAGAGAATTTTGGACCGCCAATCGAAGGAACTATTATGGGAGGAAGCGTTACGATTATTGACAATTGCTTATCGGATCGAACCCAACCCAGAGGCCTTATTTAATCAGGGGCAAATTTTGGCCTTACAAGGATTGGATTGGGAAGCATATCAAAAACTTTCCCAAGCTTCTACCCTTACTCAAAACCCCGAGTTTGTTTCTAAAAATGAGGCATTACGAGGAGCTTTAGACCTTCGAAGGGGAGATTACAAATTGGCAACACTTCGTTTTGAAAAACCCACCAAGGATCCCTTGGTATTATTCAATAAAGGCCTTGCCTATTTTTTATTAGAAGATTACTCCAAAGCAAATGCTGCATTTGAGGAGTCAGTGAATCAAGGAAGAGAAATTGGATATGGTTATTACGGTTTGGCGATGGTTGCTGCTTCAAATGGATTAGCAGAAGAAGCCTTAATTCATTTGCAAAAAGTTGGAATGACGAACCCATTTTTAAAAAGTAAAATAGTAAATGATCCTATTTTTCAAGAGTTAAGGGAAATGGCTGATTTTTTTGAAGTATTTTCAAATTAGTCTACCATATCTTTTCATAAGGTTAATTTTTTGTGCAAAAATTTAATTTTGTAGAAATAGTTAATTCGAATAATATTCGCTGAAAAGAAGGTTTTTCACTATTTATTGGAAGGTTAGGATTGAAAATTTCTTTAAAAACCTTCTAAACTGACAAAAACAAAAATTTTATTTAGGCTAGGTCGTTTGATTTTTGTTTTAGATTATTTAACATTGACGCTTGAGAATTAACAATAAAACCCAAAATTCAAGCCTATGCCCAATATTACTTAGCACAATTCCTACTCTCTCCTAGCATCGACCGATGCCTCAAACCTATCGGTTATTTAGTTCGCGGGTCGTAAGACCATGGTAATGAAGCAATAGAAAACAGGAAAATTTAACCTTCGCTCTATTGCAATTATTTTAAGGATAATCGCAAACGATTGCATATCAATTAACAAACAAGTATTTGAGATTAATCTTGTTACCCAATCTATCTACTATGAAAAATGTGTACAAAATTCTAAGTGTGTGCCTAACGCTCTTAGTCCTATCTGTCTCGGCTGCCTATGCGCAGAAAACGGTGACGGGTACGGTTCTGGATGAGTTCGGTATGGGCCTTCCTGGTGTATCTATCCTTGTGAAGGGAACCACCACCGGTACTGCCACTGACATTGATGGAAAATATTCCCTCAGCGTCCCTAATGACCAAGCTACTTTGGTCTTTTCATTTATTGGCTATGCTTCCATCGAACAGGTGGTAGGAGCTAGAAGTGTTATCGATGTTAGCATGAAGCCTGACGAAAGAACGCTTACTGAATTGGTTGTTACTGGTTATTCCATTGACACCAGACGTGAGACTACAGGTGCGATTGCTACAGTTGATCCAAAAGACTTGACCGTAATCCCTACTGGTAACGTAGAACAAACCCTTCAGGGTCGTGTTTCCGGTGTTACTGTAATTACAAACGGTCAGCCTGGTACTTCATCTATCATCCGTGTACGTGGTTTCGGAGCCTTCGGTGGTAACGAACCTCTTTACGTTGTTGACGGAGTTCCAGTTGGATCTACGGATTTCTTAAATCCTGATGATATCGAGTCTACTACAGTATTGAAAGATGCTGCTGCAGCTTCTATCTATGGTGCTCGTGCTGCAAACGGTGTAATCGTTTACACCACCAAGCGAGGTGCAAGAAACAAAAAATTAAGAGTTGACTATAATGGTATGTATGGGGTGACTGATCCAGGCAAAGGTTTGGACATGATGAATCCTCAGGATTATGCTACCTACACTTGGTTAGCCGAAGCTAATACCGCTCGTATCAACAATAGACAACCAAATTTTGGCCACCCTCAGTTTGGAACTGGAGCGTCTCCAGTTATGCCTTACTACCTAAGTGTGATCACCAGAAACCCTGCAACAGGTGCTTTTGGTGTTGCATCGGGTCAGCCAGGTCCTTTGACAGCCGCTCAAATCGAGCAACAAAGAGAATGGTATAACATCAATCCTCAAGCAGGAACTGTTAGACAGTTGACTAGAGCGATGACTGGCGAAGGTACTGATTGGTACGGTGTACTTACTGCTCCTGCTCCTTTACATAGACACTCAATTGGATTTAATGGAGGTTCTGAGACTTCAAGATTCTACATTGGTCTTGGTATGCAAGAGCAAGATGGTATCATGATCGGTAACACCTTCAAGCGTTACTCTTTGAGAGCAAACTCTGAATTTGATGTAACTGATAAAATTAGAATTGGTCAAAACTTCCAGGCAACTTACAGACAAGTATTAGGACAGCAAGGTGGTACTGGTGGTCGAGGCGTTTCTGATGACGAAAATGATATTCTTCAAGCATTCCGTATGCCTTCAATCATCCCTGTGTATGATGAGTTTGGTGGATATGCTGGTACAGCCTCTAGAGGTTTTAACAACCCAAGAAACCCTGTTGCAAACAGAGAAGGTCAATTGAACAATAGAAACTTCAATGCCAATGCATTTGGTAACGTTTATGCTGAAGTTGATCTAATCGATAATTTGACTTTCAGGACTTCAGTTGGTGGTCAGTATAATAACTATTACTACTGGAACTACTCAAGATTGCAGTACGAAAACTCTGAAAACAACTCTGCATTCGGATATAGTGAAGGTGCGGGATTTGCTTTCGGATGGACTTTCACCAATACTGCATCTTACAAGAAAACTTTTGGAAAGCATGCAATTGATGTTTTGGCTGGCCAGGAAGCTTTGAACACTGGTGTATCTAGAAACATGGACGCAGTTGGTCAAAATCCATTCTCCCAAGATCCTGATTTCATCACCATTTCTAACTTGCCTGTAGGTACTCGTCAAGTAAACTCCGGTCAATCTAAAGGGGTTAACTTCAACTCTTACTTCGGTCAAGTAAAATATACCTTCAATGACAAATATATCTTCAGTGCTGTAGTTCGTCGTGACGGTTCTTCTCGATTTGGGGTTAACGCTCGTTATGGTACCTTCCCTGCATTCTCAGCAGCATGGAGAATTTCATCTGAATCCTTCCTGCAAAGCGCAACTTGGATTGACGATTTGAAAATCCGTGGTGGTTGGGGTCAAATGGGTAACTCTAACAACGTTGATCCAAACAACCAGTTCTCCTTGTTCTCTGGTAACGTAGGTGCATCTTCTTACGATATTACAGGATCTAACTCAGGTGCTGTTATCGGTTTCAGAAGATCTCGAATTGGTAACCCTAACGCTCAGTGGGAAACTGCTGTTACTCAAAACGTTGGGTTTGACGGTACATTCTTCAATGGTAGATTGGATGTGATTTTCGACTGGTGGAAAAAAGACACCAAAGATTTGTTGTTTACAGTTCCAATTCCATTGACTGCAGGTAGCAATGCCTCACCTCCAGCTGTAAACGTTGGATCCATGTTGAACAGAGGTCTTGATTTATTGGTAAGCACAAGAGGTAACCTTTCTGGCGATCTTACTTACCAATTGACTGTAACTGGTTCAACACTTAAGAATGAGATTTCTTCTCTATCTCCTGGTTTGGACTTCATTACTACTGTCAACCCATCTTACAGAGGTATTCAGCCAATTAGAAATGCAGTAGGTCAACCACTTTCATCTTTCTTCGGATACAATGTTCTTGGCTTGTTCAGAAATGCAGAAGATGTGAATTCACATGCTACTCAAGCAGGTGCAGCTCCTGGCCGATTCAAGTTTGAGGACGTTAATGGTGATGGAGTTATTTCTCCAGCTGACCGTGTATTCTTGGGTAATCCTGTTCCTGATTTCACAGGTGGTGTAAACTTTACAATTGGTTACAAAGGATTTGACCTTTCTGCCTATTTGTATACTTCTATCGGAAACGAAATCTGGAATCAGTCTAGATGGTTTACTGACTTCTTCCAAACATTTGAAGGTGCTGCAATTTCAGAGCGTTTGAAAATGGCATGGACTCCTGAGAATTTGGACGCAACTATTCCTGTTGTGGAAAGAACTGCAAACTTCTCAACTTCTGACGTTGCTAACTCTTTCTACGTGGAAGATGGTTCTTACTTGAGATTGCAAAACCTTACTTTAGGTTATTCAGCTCCTGCTTCTGTTCTTGAGAAATTGAAAATGGAAAGAGCTAGAGTATTCGCTTCAGTTAACAACTTGTTTACTTTGACAGGTTATGAAGGTTTGGATCCTGCGGTTGGTGGTGACGCTGACTTAACATTTGGTATTGACGTAGGTAACTATCCAGTTACTAGAGGTTGGACATTCGGTGTAAACCTTAGCTTCTAAGCCAAACATCCTGATTTGAATCGAGTTATAGAAACTATAATAGATTAACAAAAATGAAAAATTTCAAATTAAAATTCGGTGCCCTACTAGCATCCACGGCGATGATGGTAGCAGTGAGTTGTAGCGACGAATTTCTTGATGTACCACCGGTAGGGCAATTGTCTGAAAATCAGCTTTCTTCATTAGCTGGTTTGGATGCTTCTCTTATCGCAGCGTA
Above is a window of Algoriphagus sanaruensis DNA encoding:
- a CDS encoding SusC/RagA family TonB-linked outer membrane protein, translating into MKNVYKILSVCLTLLVLSVSAAYAQKTVTGTVLDEFGMGLPGVSILVKGTTTGTATDIDGKYSLSVPNDQATLVFSFIGYASIEQVVGARSVIDVSMKPDERTLTELVVTGYSIDTRRETTGAIATVDPKDLTVIPTGNVEQTLQGRVSGVTVITNGQPGTSSIIRVRGFGAFGGNEPLYVVDGVPVGSTDFLNPDDIESTTVLKDAAAASIYGARAANGVIVYTTKRGARNKKLRVDYNGMYGVTDPGKGLDMMNPQDYATYTWLAEANTARINNRQPNFGHPQFGTGASPVMPYYLSVITRNPATGAFGVASGQPGPLTAAQIEQQREWYNINPQAGTVRQLTRAMTGEGTDWYGVLTAPAPLHRHSIGFNGGSETSRFYIGLGMQEQDGIMIGNTFKRYSLRANSEFDVTDKIRIGQNFQATYRQVLGQQGGTGGRGVSDDENDILQAFRMPSIIPVYDEFGGYAGTASRGFNNPRNPVANREGQLNNRNFNANAFGNVYAEVDLIDNLTFRTSVGGQYNNYYYWNYSRLQYENSENNSAFGYSEGAGFAFGWTFTNTASYKKTFGKHAIDVLAGQEALNTGVSRNMDAVGQNPFSQDPDFITISNLPVGTRQVNSGQSKGVNFNSYFGQVKYTFNDKYIFSAVVRRDGSSRFGVNARYGTFPAFSAAWRISSESFLQSATWIDDLKIRGGWGQMGNSNNVDPNNQFSLFSGNVGASSYDITGSNSGAVIGFRRSRIGNPNAQWETAVTQNVGFDGTFFNGRLDVIFDWWKKDTKDLLFTVPIPLTAGSNASPPAVNVGSMLNRGLDLLVSTRGNLSGDLTYQLTVTGSTLKNEISSLSPGLDFITTVNPSYRGIQPIRNAVGQPLSSFFGYNVLGLFRNAEDVNSHATQAGAAPGRFKFEDVNGDGVISPADRVFLGNPVPDFTGGVNFTIGYKGFDLSAYLYTSIGNEIWNQSRWFTDFFQTFEGAAISERLKMAWTPENLDATIPVVERTANFSTSDVANSFYVEDGSYLRLQNLTLGYSAPASVLEKLKMERARVFASVNNLFTLTGYEGLDPAVGGDADLTFGIDVGNYPVTRGWTFGVNLSF
- a CDS encoding tetratricopeptide repeat protein, with translation MENGFLEIRFFQGRKDEANPEEKKILARGILAPQRMVRIGEALPGENIQPLGMYILTQKNIQEEFQEAEFTFFFGSGSSSLRSYPANAMVLEKMDQFFLDYPQEISLKVTGIHSPEDVEISKSDLSMNRAKEVKENLLSRFVNLKESMITLDSRTQDFFDLRILLRDFTGISDQRKEELYAILLSREDFISQKERLEKIPGSSQIKKDLYPKLRAVRVQVTGKALGGLTYQQSKKLKEALESKSGENRLSFIEWNQAAEFTPNLEEKAAIYAKMTEYYRSPIPYNNLAVIRMRQAQRILDRQSKELLWEEALRLLTIAYRIEPNPEALFNQGQILALQGLDWEAYQKLSQASTLTQNPEFVSKNEALRGALDLRRGDYKLATLRFEKPTKDPLVLFNKGLAYFLLEDYSKANAAFEESVNQGREIGYGYYGLAMVAASNGLAEEALIHLQKVGMTNPFLKSKIVNDPIFQELREMADFFEVFSN